In the genome of Arabidopsis thaliana chromosome 4, partial sequence, the window CGATCGACATCAAGTGTACCGGACATTGGTTGCTACCGATGCCCTCTCCCTATTCTCGTTGCTTACAAATAGTCCACGAAACTGTTGGTTCAGAAACATACGAAATCGGTGGACAAAACATGACACCCTCGACTGACGTATGGGTCTATGATAAGCTCATTGGCAAACAACGCAAAGCTCCTAGCATGATGGTGGCTCGTAAGAACGCCTTTACGTGCGTCCTTGATGGAAAACTATATGTAATGGGAGGATGTGAAGCGGATGAATCTACTCATTGGGCTGAAGTTTTCGACCCAAAGACTCAAACTTGGGAAGCATTGCCGGATCCTGGAGTTGAGCTCCGGTACTCTTCAGTAAAGAATATCCAAACGAAGCAAGGAAAAGTGTACGTGAGGAGCAATAAGAAGAACTTTGTTTACCTTATAAAAGAGTGTATGTGGGAAGTTGCCGAGGAAAACTTGGGTGAGAGTACCTGTGAGATAGAGAATGTATGCTACTGTTATAGTAATAAAAGATACTGGTGGTATGACGCAAAGTGTGAAGAGTGGAGATTAGTCAAAGGTGTGAGTGGACTTTACGAGTATTATAAAACTGATTCTGAAATAGGTAATTATGGTGGAAAACTTGTTGTCTTTTGGGACCGTGCGGTGTCTCGTTTAACCGCAACCAAAGAAATTTGGTGTGCTATGATTTCTCTTGAAAAGGGACATGATGGTGAAATCTGGGGTCACATCGAATGGCTTGATGCTGTGCTTATAGCCCCTCGGTCGTATGCACTCTCACATTGTATGGACTTCTTGCAATAATTAACCATatcttttttgctttgatttttttcaatcttttttattttatttttttttgcagcttAAAACTTATAATTCAATTAGTTTTAATcagaactatatatattattgatatatatagttttcttttttcggtcatgttttttattttatattttatttatatctaGGTAATACCAGTAATTCGTTATTATTTCATCGGGTATCGTTTGCTTTATTGTATTTATGAAGCTTGATGGgctaaattcaatttttttttatgtttttgtttttatttaagtttttttgttgctatGGAATCAATTGTTTAAGTTTAGCAACGACAAAAACTAACTAGTAAATGAAATATGGACGACGCTTAAGTAGctctcaaataaaaaattgttaacatGGCATAATACCTCTCAATAGATTACATATAACTtatattaacataaaaaagtATATCAAACTTAAGTAGCTCTCAATAAATAGATGGTGCATGACATAAACATCCCTCTCTCTAAGAGTATATGCAACTTCTGTTGACATGAAGTATACATGCATTAAGCTTAAGTAGTACTCATCAACAAGCTAAGTTCGTTTCTATACACCCACTGACACTGAGCCTCTAAAAGATCAACACAAAATTCactctaataaaaaaaatagcacTAATTGgcataattaatcaaaacacgAATGCAATTCATTTGtaagagaataaagaaaagaaatatgtttaatttatgCGGAAAATAGTGTGGTTTAGGTTCAATTTTGTATACTAATTGGcatgaatcaaacaaaacacaggCAGTTTatttggaggaaaaaaaaaaaaaaaagtttaggaGGAAAAATCGGTGACGCTTAGGTTCAATATGTTTATGTGCTAATTGATGGCCCATGAAGCCCAATATGTAGCAACGGCACATCATTTGCCTCTCGTATAAATCTCATTTTCACGTAATattctaaattaattaacaagagattgagagattgagaaagagcgagagagagagagagagcgagagcAAGAAACTCGAGAAAGATTTACTAAAAGAGCCTTTATTCTCCCCTTGATCTTCCCGCGATTTCCTTCGGCTGAAGAACAATATAATGGAGCGTGAGACTTCGTCATCTTCAACTCCTCCGGAGGATCTTGTTACATCGATGATCGGAAAGTTCGTCGCTGTCTTGTCTAACAACGACATACGATACGAAGGCGTTATTAGCCTTCTCAATCTGCAAGATTCGAAATTAGGTCTCCAAAACGGTAACAATTCGATTCCAAACCCTCTCCAAGATCTACtgtttatgattttcttcttttcaagttcttcatatttgtttctttggtcgTTGTTAGAATATTTCCGTGAAAACTATacgtttcatatatataaaacagtATCATGTGATAGATTAAGGCCTCAAATTTATGTATGCAGTCGTTAGGGTTTATGGAAGAGAGGTTGAGAATGATAATGAGCAACGAGTGTTCCAGGTTCTTAAAGAAGTTCACAGTCACATGGTATTTAGAGGAAGTGACATTAAGGTTAGTTTTCGTTAATTTTTTGGGTTCAAGATTCCTCGCTAGTCTTCTTCCTAGTTAGTTGCTTGCTGCACAAGAAACACTTTTCTTGAAGCTTAAACTGGTTATTTTAATTGCACCAATAGCAGATAACGAAGCACACGTTACTGTGTTTAGATTTCGAGGTTAGTTAGTTTAGGGTTTGAGGGTCGTTAATGATAAATCATCTACTTGGTTACTTGCTATAtaagataagtttttttttatataaagttatatatattcagtATTTGTGACATtagtttgttggtttttgtgtCCATATGTTTCAGTCAGTCGAAGTTCTCTCTCTGCCGCCACCAGCTAGGCATAATTCTGCTATAGGGCACGTAGGTAGCTTGATTACTACCGAAGACGTGAGGATTGAGGGGGTTATCAGCCATGTTAAATTTCATGATTCGATGATATTCATGAAGAATTGTGAGAACCTTTTTTTCCTGATTTCTATTctactaataaataaatatatatataatgttgattcattttaatttacagGTATGTGTTATGGTACTGAGGGGAGGACGAAGAGAAGACGTTCAATAGTAGCTTGCAATCAATTAGCTGGTTCAATCCACTTCAAATTCAGAGACATTAAAGTACGTGGACCAATACTTACTCATGCAtacatatttgattaattagttTGTGTACTGTACAATTTACGATCAATCTACAATTTACAGGCTCTCGAAATCATCTTTGTTCGGGAACTTCTACACAATGATGATCGTGAGTTTGCTGATCAGTTTCCTCTACTAAGTAGATCACACATTTGTCATCGCCAAGGTGGCGTCTGATAGTCTCATGCCAAGGCACAGCCTCTTTCACATGATAATTAGAGACGACGAGAGAAGAAGTATTAGAGAGGCTGCTCCTTGATTTGTGtagaataaaacatatacCTAATTATTAATGGATTTACATGGTTTTTCTACGTGTGCATTATTTGGTTGACTCCAATTATTTAACAATTGCATATTTGTCTCAGGTCTCATTTAGCAACTAGGTAATGTAGGAATTTAAATAGCTCTATAACCTactttttaattgtttttttggtgaaacttttttctcataacatggtttttttttttttttttggtttaacgGATATCTTCTCGTAACATATGTTCTTCTCACATGTTAACACTAAAGCAgacacaagaaaacaaattagtacGTTACGTTGTTGCATGTATTATTTTGATGGCTAACTGGAGAAATACAAGTCGTTGTGATTAGCCATCCAATGGGCCTCTAAAAATAATGACTTGGTAAAACTAGACAacccaaaatcacaaaacaaatattctcttcttctattaagtaaaaaaaaaaatcttattaaaatctggtttaaatgtttgttcattcaaataaataatggAGTGTATTTtagaatcaaataaaaaaaaactttatcaaaTGATTTATTTGGTAGATAACAACCAAATCTTGAGCTAAAAAGGGTGAAAAAATATTGagaattttgttaataaataaatagttatgGTCAAACCGGTTTTGACTGGATtcgatttcatatttttaaataagtaaaatatttctattattCTATACCGTTCACGCCCTCTTaggtaaaagaaaactttcatattaaatttctatttaaaatgtttgtccattcaaataaataacctttactaaattatttatttggtagATTACAACCAAATATTGaaccaaaattataataattctGTAAATAAGTGGTGCactaaataagtaaataataaatgtcAAACCGGTTTTGATAGGAGATAATAAAGAGAGatcatcaaaaatatcaagaaaattcttgatgatgatggttcaCACAGAGAAAAATCACACAGGCTTATAACATCATAAACACAagtcatatatattgttgtgATAAAAGTCAcaatatagtaaaatatgaaCATCTTCTGTAACCTTggaaaatattttgcatgAATTGTCGTCAAACCAATACCAAAGTACAAACTCATTCAGATTCTCAGTGGTTTACACATGAAGCAAGTTATTGTGACTACTGACTAGATTGTTAAGACTCTATAATAAAGTATATACAAATGCAGGGAATGGAAATGACACGCTTCTTCATTGCAATTTTCTCGAAACTATATTGGAGGTAGCTTGTCTTTTCCTTCAAAGTAGCCGGAGACCCCGGCATTCAGCTGCAAAACGTTTGACATTTTGAGGACGATTGAAACGAAGAATAACTGGGTTTAAGATTCTGAGAATTAAAGAAGTTATAATACCTTTTCGATTCTGTCCGCTGTGCCTGAGAGatcttgtgtttgttttttgagcATGCTGATCCGGGCTTCCTTCTGGCGATTCTGTTCTTCAGCCTGGAAAGTGGATGAACACgagaagaaattatttttaagaaatggCAACATAAGCAAATGACTAGTTTCTTGTGCCTTCTTTTTGAGCTTACTTACCCTTTGGAGCAAAACTGTTAACTTTTGTATCTCGTTCTTCTTAGATGTTGTAAGATCATATGCTATTGCCATTACATCAGTCCTGAGATGGAGTCATGGTGACAGTAATATCAGAATTCCAAAATGTGGGGACTTGACTTACAATTGAGGCCAATACCATAAATGGACAATAGTAAACAAAATGGATTAACCAATATGCATGAGACATACTTATCAGAAAACAAGGGATCCAAACTCTGTTCTTCGACCAGCTCCTCGACTGTATCAAGAATTGGTCCGACCTGCAAAGGGGAAAGCGTTTCAGTCAgaagaattttgaaaaaatctcTTACTTCACAAGTGTGTGGATGACAAAGCAAATAAGATGTACCTGAGTTTCGTGACATTGTTCATCAAACTCTTCCTGTAACAATGATGAAAACATAACTAAGAGTTTACAATTCATCACACTATGAATAGccaaaaaatcacaaaaattcatgttttagaataaaaacaacaacttgaGAAAATTTCAGAGCAAAGGGTTACTACCTCTATTGTCTGATGCAAATTCACAACAACCTAGAAACATgtcagagaaagaaagatacaTGAGAAAGGCTTCTCCTTGATTCATGTAACATAAAACCAATGGATCGAAAGAGAATGATAAAGAGAGATACATACCCGAGTATACAACTGAAAAAGCAGTTCTTGCTCAGCCCCACTGAATTTCGagaaaatatcaacaaaatccTACATAGTGATGGTTCACATAAAAAGGGTTACTATTAGTTAGTTAGTACACTACACATAAACccgaaacaaaatcaacaagacACTGCTATAGATAGATAGACAGTTCTCaaaccagaaacaaaatcaaaaaccaaattcaattCTAATTAACTCAGGATCCAATCATCGAGAAcacttaaaccctaaaacttCAATTTTACCTAAATCAGACagaacaaaacccaaattgcgatttaaaaaaaaaaaaaaacaatggaaaaTGATTATGACATTGAAGCATATACCTGTTTGGAGCAAGCAGTGAGAAGATGTCGAAGAGTGGATTTGAATGATTTCTTCAGATGGGTTCGTCTTGAACCCGCAATATCCGTTTCATGACCCGGTTTCTCCATCTTAACCCGaatgataacttttttttgttggtttaaagATTCCGGAAGAAGAAGTTGCTAACtggttaaaaacaaatgtacaAGTTGACAGAGAGATCAAGGAcggaaaatagaaaatatccCGGGAAGGCCCAGTTATATAGGCCCAGTTAAAACCCATAAGATTTTAGATTCAGACACAAGACAGGCATAGTAGTAGTAATTCACGGCCCattactttttccttttttcttttgcgccaattaacattttttttctttttgcgccaattaacatttttttttctttttgcgcCAATTAACATTTCTCTTTCCTATAAATTAAACCAGCTTAGAACGAAATTTTAAGGCAATATTTCAAATCGAACAATACTGCAAAACCAGAGAGAGGGAGAGCGAGAGAGAtcaaaaaaccctaatcgactaaatcctctcttcttcttcaaatttttggttaatttctTCGGCTGAAGAATAATAATCATGAAAACTGTGACTTCTCAGCATCCTTCTTCATTGTCACCACCATCTTTTCTTCCTCCACAAATTCCCGTCGAAGCGTACATAGGAAGTTTCGTCACTCTGATTGCTAACTTCGATATACGTTACGAAGGcatactctgttttctcaaTCTCCAAGAGTCGACTCTAGGTCTTCAAAACGGTACTTTATTTCGATTCCAAAACCTCTAAGAAactttgatttgttcttttcttgttgTGCAAGCTTTTCTAACtaggtttttttgtttgtggcAGTGGTATGTTATGGAACAGAAGGAAGGAACCAAAACGGAGTTCAAATTCCTCCGGATACTAAAATTCAGAATTACATTCTTTTCAACGGAAATAACATTAAGGTtagttaaattgtttttatttacgTATAATAATCACGAACCACCATTAgagatttgattattaatctgttgatatttttcttttacaggaAATAATAGTTCAGCCTCCTACTTGGGGTTTAGCAAGAGGATCTACATGTAGTAAATCTTGTCTTGCCCCAAACCCACCGCTTCCTATAATTGTCTCACCAAACAATCGATCCGACGATAAGATACTCCAACAATTTCCATTGATCTCGAATGAAAATCTCATTCAACCGCAAGCTAAGACAGAGTCGAATGCTTTCTCAGTTAATGGATCAGTCAATGATAGATTTCCCATTGCTTCTCAACCACAGTTTCCTTCATACTTCTATGACCCTTATGTTTACCAGTCTATGCCTTATGCTGAACTTAGTCAAGCTCCTATATGGACGAATATTATGCATGACTCATCTGCCTTCAAGGTAACGTCTGCTGCAAGTCAAAGTTTTTTTGCCACGTTTCCGCCTGCGCCGATCTCTATTCAGCTGGTAATCTCATACATTCTCTATATGTTTctgatctttgttttgtattcCTTAAGCACCATCCCATAACTAATTACTTGTCTTTTGGTTGTAGAATTCTGTAAGATATGATTTTGAGGCAATGACTAAGAACGCTAAGCAGTACAACATATGGGGTCCTTCCCAAaccaaggaagaagagagttcAAAGGTGACCTTATATCTCTAGCTTAGTTTAATAGAGATCCGATGCTTTGAAGTCAGATGTTCAAGTTCCAAcatatgtgttttgtttttttgtttttttgcagcCTACTTATAACATTGATGGATCTTCTTACAAGATCTCGCGCACTCCGTTTGAGCCTATTGGGAGACCTTGAAATCCGCTTGGCCCTATCGCGAGACCTGTGAGAGATACCAAGGTTTGTTTCACAGCTTTTACCTCTAGTTATTCATTGAAAGATTACGTATATCCAATTttattgataattttaatatcttcATATTTCAGGTATTTGGAAATTACATACAAATGAGACTTCAATTACAACTACCACCAACATATTTCTGTAGTGGATACTATATGCCTTACTGACCTGTGAATCTCTGCTTTTGGGGTTTAAACATTTGTTTTGAGTCGATATCTTTTGTGGCACATATCATTAAGAATCATGTGTCTTTTGGTATCATGAACTTACCTTTTTTATTTAGgatttttgaaagaatgttgtttctttctttttttcttttctatttgttaCAACCACTGATAAGTTAAATCTTCCAACATATGTAACAGTCTTTACTGTTTTTCTAGTTCCATGTTTAATTCTTCTCTATTCCCTTTGAGTTTTGACTTAAATGGGTCAAGTATAGTTGACTTGGTAAGTCTTGGGTGTCTGCATCTCCCACACGTGTGAAAGTACTATTCTCTTATTCATGTTGTAATAAGTTATAATCTTAGATTGATCAGAGTTATGTAGACCACTAGTTGAGGCTTGTAACTGGGAACGAATCTTCCTAATTGCCAGTCAattgagataaagaagaaaatagcatAATGCATAATTATTATACACAAGTTGAAACTATCGCGACATTCTTTTAATTGGTATCCTAGGTGACCTTAA includes:
- the EMB3006 gene encoding embryo defective 3006 (embryo defective 3006 (EMB3006); Has 30201 Blast hits to 17322 proteins in 780 species: Archae - 12; Bacteria - 1396; Metazoa - 17338; Fungi - 3422; Plants - 5037; Viruses - 0; Other Eukaryotes - 2996 (source: NCBI BLink).); translation: MEKPGHETDIAGSRRTHLKKSFKSTLRHLLTACSKQDFVDIFSKFSGAEQELLFQLYTRVVVNLHQTIEEEFDEQCHETQVGPILDTVEELVEEQSLDPLFSDKTDVMAIAYDLTTSKKNEIQKLTVLLQRAEEQNRQKEARISMLKKQTQDLSGTADRIEKLNAGVSGYFEGKDKLPPI
- a CDS encoding kelch repeat F-box protein (Galactose oxidase/kelch repeat superfamily protein; CONTAINS InterPro DOMAIN/s: F-box domain, cyclin-like (InterPro:IPR001810), Galactose oxidase/kelch, beta-propeller (InterPro:IPR011043), Kelch repeat type 1 (InterPro:IPR006652), Kelch-type beta propeller (InterPro:IPR015915); BEST Arabidopsis thaliana protein match is: Galactose oxidase/kelch repeat superfamily protein (TAIR:AT4G19250.1); Has 1950 Blast hits to 1800 proteins in 151 species: Archae - 8; Bacteria - 87; Metazoa - 712; Fungi - 20; Plants - 1054; Viruses - 4; Other Eukaryotes - 65 (source: NCBI BLink).), whose amino-acid sequence is MAYLSFKSNMERTPRESNTPCPPPQPSPSLFSSLPDDIVLNILARISTSYYQTLSLVSKTFRLLILSKELDMERSYLGTRKPCVYVCLQSPTHPFDRRWFGLWIKPYDHQPLTHWTIDIKCTGHWLLPMPSPYSRCLQIVHETVGSETYEIGGQNMTPSTDVWVYDKLIGKQRKAPSMMVARKNAFTCVLDGKLYVMGGCEADESTHWAEVFDPKTQTWEALPDPGVELRYSSVKNIQTKQGKVYVRSNKKNFVYLIKECMWEVAEENLGESTCEIENVCYCYSNKRYWWYDAKCEEWRLVKGVSGLYEYYKTDSEIGNYGGKLVVFWDRAVSRLTATKEIWCAMISLEKGHDGEIWGHIEWLDAVLIAPRSYALSHCMDFLQ
- a CDS encoding SCD6 protein-like protein (SCD6 protein-related; BEST Arabidopsis thaliana protein match is: Galactose oxidase/kelch repeat superfamily protein (TAIR:AT4G19260.1); Has 295 Blast hits to 227 proteins in 98 species: Archae - 0; Bacteria - 0; Metazoa - 56; Fungi - 76; Plants - 114; Viruses - 0; Other Eukaryotes - 49 (source: NCBI BLink).), with translation MERETSSSSTPPEDLVTSMIGKFVAVLSNNDIRYEGVISLLNLQDSKLGLQNVVRVYGREVENDNEQRVFQVLKEVHSHMVFRGSDIKLLAAQETLFLKLKLVILIAPIADNEAHVTVFRFRARHNSAIGHVGSLITTEDVRIEGVISHVKFHDSMIFMKNCMCYGTEGRTKRRRSIVACNQLAGSIHFKFRDIKALEIIFVRELLHNDDREFADQFPLLSRSHICHRQGGV
- a CDS encoding SCD6 protein-like protein (SCD6 protein-related; FUNCTIONS IN: molecular_function unknown; INVOLVED IN: biological_process unknown; LOCATED IN: cellular_component unknown; BEST Arabidopsis thaliana protein match is: decapping 5-like (TAIR:AT5G45330.1); Has 30201 Blast hits to 17322 proteins in 780 species: Archae - 12; Bacteria - 1396; Metazoa - 17338; Fungi - 3422; Plants - 5037; Viruses - 0; Other Eukaryotes - 2996 (source: NCBI BLink).) — encoded protein: MKTVTSQHPSSLSPPSFLPPQIPVEAYIGSFVTLIANFDIRYEGILCFLNLQESTLGLQNVVCYGTEGRNQNGVQIPPDTKIQNYILFNGNNIKEIIVQPPTWGLARGSTCSKSCLAPNPPLPIIVSPNNRSDDKILQQFPLISNENLIQPQAKTESNAFSSSSYMDEYYA
- a CDS encoding SCD6 protein-like protein (SCD6 protein-related; BEST Arabidopsis thaliana protein match is: decapping 5-like (TAIR:AT5G45330.1); Has 434 Blast hits to 421 proteins in 182 species: Archae - 0; Bacteria - 0; Metazoa - 168; Fungi - 126; Plants - 83; Viruses - 0; Other Eukaryotes - 57 (source: NCBI BLink).), producing MKTVTSQHPSSLSPPSFLPPQIPVEAYIGSFVTLIANFDIRYEGILCFLNLQESTLGLQNVVCYGTEGRNQNGVQIPPDTKIQNYILFNGNNIKEIIVQPPTWGLARGSTCSKSCLAPNPPLPIIVSPNNRSDDKILQQFPLISNENLIQPQAKTESNAFSVNGSVNDRFPIASQPQFPSYFYDPYVYQSMPYAELSQAPIWTNIMHDSSAFKNSVRYDFEAMTKNAKQYNIWGPSQTKEEESSKPTYNIDGSSYKISRTPFEPIGRP